The proteins below are encoded in one region of Gloeocapsa sp. DLM2.Bin57:
- a CDS encoding ammonium transporter, giving the protein MLNLLWLLLCSGLVFLMQAGFMCLESGLTRSKNSINVAVKNFADFILSAALFWLFGYGLMFGKSLGGWLGFTDFLFTPNAQPELAAFFLYQVMFCGTATTIISGAVAERLKFTSYLLIAGLVSGIIYPFFGHWVWNALVTENTGGWLQHLGFRDFAGSTVVHSVGAWVALAALLIIGPRQGRYTQAKIQGSNLPFSVLGVFLLWFGWIGFNGGSTFAFNATVPLIILNTMLAGVSGAIVATSLHLWRFKHLAVEALINGSLAGLVAITANCNIVTAPLAVIIGATGAAAMMLVEYWLDKYKIDDAVDAIAVHGGAGVWGTLGVALFGNLSLLETDLNRGQLLLVQMLGIGVAFFWSFGLSWLILRVVNSFYHLRVSPEAEQIGLNISEHQAKTETFDLLQVMEEQAKSSDLSLRVPVDTFTEVGYIASRYNQVIDSLAVKNQENVSYLEKIYTVTAIALASLENNHFDPNVFNEFINSDDELGSLAKVLQGLVQEVSDNKEELITLRYLLQNKIIDHLQQRFPDAASQIESKVSQIEDINILLELFTINSLSDWDLKTQKLT; this is encoded by the coding sequence ATGCTTAATCTGTTGTGGTTATTACTCTGTTCAGGTTTAGTATTTTTAATGCAAGCGGGTTTTATGTGTTTAGAATCTGGTTTAACCAGGTCTAAAAATAGTATCAACGTTGCTGTTAAAAACTTTGCTGATTTTATCCTATCTGCTGCACTATTTTGGTTGTTCGGTTATGGTTTAATGTTTGGTAAATCTTTAGGAGGTTGGTTAGGTTTTACTGACTTTTTGTTCACTCCTAATGCTCAACCAGAATTAGCGGCATTTTTTCTCTATCAAGTTATGTTTTGTGGGACTGCTACTACCATTATTTCTGGTGCTGTAGCTGAACGGTTAAAATTTACAAGTTATTTACTTATTGCGGGTTTAGTTTCAGGGATTATCTATCCTTTTTTTGGTCATTGGGTTTGGAATGCTTTAGTAACAGAAAATACGGGAGGTTGGTTACAACATCTGGGTTTTCGGGATTTTGCGGGTTCTACCGTAGTTCATAGTGTAGGAGCGTGGGTTGCTCTAGCGGCTTTACTAATTATTGGTCCTCGTCAAGGACGCTATACTCAAGCTAAGATCCAAGGATCTAATCTTCCTTTTTCGGTATTAGGGGTTTTTCTACTCTGGTTTGGTTGGATTGGTTTTAATGGGGGTAGTACTTTTGCTTTTAACGCCACAGTTCCCTTAATTATCCTCAATACTATGTTAGCTGGTGTTAGTGGGGCTATAGTTGCTACGAGTTTACATTTATGGCGATTTAAACATCTAGCAGTTGAAGCATTAATCAATGGATCTTTGGCGGGTTTAGTAGCTATTACCGCGAATTGCAATATCGTTACTGCTCCTTTGGCAGTAATTATCGGTGCTACAGGTGCAGCGGCAATGATGCTGGTAGAATATTGGTTAGATAAATATAAGATTGATGATGCAGTAGATGCAATAGCTGTACACGGTGGTGCGGGTGTTTGGGGAACTCTTGGGGTAGCTTTATTTGGTAATTTATCTCTGTTAGAAACTGATTTAAATAGGGGACAATTATTACTAGTCCAAATGTTAGGGATTGGGGTTGCTTTTTTTTGGTCTTTTGGGTTGAGTTGGTTAATTTTAAGAGTAGTTAATAGTTTTTATCATTTGCGAGTTTCTCCTGAAGCTGAACAAATTGGTCTCAATATTTCTGAACATCAAGCCAAAACAGAGACTTTTGATTTATTACAAGTAATGGAGGAACAAGCTAAAAGTTCTGATTTGAGTTTACGAGTACCTGTTGATACTTTTACTGAGGTGGGTTATATAGCTAGTCGTTATAATCAGGTTATCGATTCTCTCGCGGTTAAAAATCAAGAAAATGTCAGTTATTTAGAGAAAATCTATACTGTTACGGCTATTGCTTTGGCTAGTTTAGAAAATAATCATTTTGATCCTAATGTTTTTAATGAGTTTATTAATAGTGATGATGAGTTGGGTAGTTTAGCTAAGGTTTTACAAGGTTTAGTTCAAGAAGTTTCTGATAATAAAGAAGAACTAATTACTCTACGTTATCTTCTCCAAAACAAAATTATTGACCATCTTCAGCAACGTTTTCCTGATGCTGCTAGTCAAATTGAATCTAAGGTTAGTCAAATAGAAGATATCAATATCTTATTAGAGTTATTCACGATTAATAGTTTATCGGACTGGGATTTAAAAACACAAAAACTTACTTGA
- a CDS encoding NAD(P)-dependent oxidoreductase produces the protein MQRKRILLTGGSGCIGHYLAEALIKETEHEIYLLVRNPGKLLFDYQYRQGITILEGDLRDIDKYQELLGSINVAILAATSWGGDNEIFDINVSSTIKLLNFLDLDVCEQVIYFSTASILDHQNQLLPEARDIGTNYIKSKYECYTKLSELAIAPKITTIFPTLVLGGDQDKPYSHISAGLPKIVEWVNLARWFQADGSFHFIHARDIAQIVTYLVNHPPDEVREFVIGNDPLTVNQAMEEVCAYFGKRIWLRIPLSLWLAKIFIKVFYIRMADWDRFCLNYRHFTYKNYVNPAQFALTNYCNDLGDALKLAGIVPKK, from the coding sequence ATGCAGCGTAAGCGAATATTGTTAACAGGTGGAAGTGGTTGTATTGGTCACTATCTAGCTGAAGCATTAATTAAAGAAACCGAACACGAAATCTATCTATTAGTCAGAAATCCTGGTAAGTTGCTGTTTGACTATCAATATCGTCAGGGAATCACTATTTTAGAGGGTGATTTACGAGATATCGACAAATATCAGGAGTTGTTGGGTTCAATCAATGTCGCTATTTTAGCTGCAACTTCTTGGGGGGGAGATAATGAGATTTTTGATATTAACGTTAGTAGCACTATTAAGTTACTAAATTTTTTAGATCTAGATGTCTGTGAACAAGTTATCTACTTTTCTACAGCGAGTATCTTAGATCATCAGAATCAATTATTACCCGAAGCTAGAGACATTGGTACTAATTACATTAAGAGTAAATATGAATGTTATACTAAATTGTCAGAATTAGCGATCGCCCCCAAAATTACGACTATTTTTCCCACACTAGTATTAGGAGGAGATCAAGATAAACCCTATTCTCACATTTCAGCGGGATTACCGAAGATAGTAGAATGGGTTAATTTAGCCCGTTGGTTTCAAGCTGATGGTAGTTTTCACTTTATCCACGCTAGAGATATAGCCCAAATTGTTACTTATTTAGTTAATCATCCCCCTGATGAAGTTAGAGAATTTGTGATCGGGAATGATCCTTTAACGGTTAATCAAGCGATGGAGGAAGTTTGCGCTTATTTTGGTAAAAGAATTTGGTTAAGGATTCCTTTGTCTTTATGGTTAGCCAAGATTTTTATCAAGGTTTTTTATATCAGAATGGCTGATTGGGATAGATTTTGCTTAAACTATCGTCATTTTACTTATAAAAATTATGTTAATCCTGCTCAATTTGCTTTAACTAATTACTGTAATGATTTAGGCGACGCGTTAAAACTAGCGGGAATAGTACCAAAAAAGTAA
- a CDS encoding DUF937 domain-containing protein, with protein sequence MGLFFDVLSSINNPNQGGSIAQLSQITGTVNELTTNNGLNPSAMQGIMSSLGPLLRPVLKEQVTGGNNPLENVMSQFTGGGGATGGLGGLESIFAGPIQSQITNTIAQKTGLDSSMLQGIVPKLLPAVMGLLNMGKTTGGMGGGGNPLLNAFLDSDKDGDVDLGDVFKFANRFLNPGR encoded by the coding sequence ATGGGACTTTTTTTTGATGTCTTAAGTTCGATTAATAACCCTAATCAAGGGGGAAGCATCGCTCAACTCAGTCAAATCACTGGTACAGTGAACGAACTAACTACTAATAATGGCTTGAATCCCTCGGCAATGCAGGGTATTATGTCATCTTTAGGTCCTCTTTTACGCCCTGTCCTCAAAGAGCAAGTAACAGGTGGTAATAACCCATTAGAAAATGTGATGAGCCAATTTACTGGTGGTGGTGGTGCTACTGGTGGTTTAGGTGGTCTTGAATCGATTTTTGCAGGTCCAATACAATCTCAAATCACTAATACTATAGCTCAAAAAACTGGTTTAGATAGTTCTATGTTACAGGGCATTGTGCCCAAATTATTACCCGCGGTCATGGGTTTACTAAATATGGGTAAAACTACAGGAGGAATGGGAGGAGGTGGCAACCCTCTCTTAAATGCTTTCTTAGATAGTGATAAAGATGGTGATGTAGATTTAGGAGATGTCTTTAAATTTGCTAATCGCTTTCTCAATCCTGGACGTTAA
- the queA gene encoding tRNA preQ1(34) S-adenosylmethionine ribosyltransferase-isomerase QueA, with the protein MNSQEYLSDYDYQLPPELIAQTPVVPRDSSRLLVVDSLLTHRHLLFRDLPELLQPGDLLVVNDTKVIPARLYGYKKTGAPVEILLLEERASNQWLALVKPGKRFRVGTEIYFSSSDSSQDSLKAEVIATDSATGGRILRFYPPVGVSIWDILPFFGQVPLPPYITTPNQEPSQYQTVYATKPGAVAAPTAGLHFTPELLTKLTHMGVQRTAITLHVGVGTFRPVEVESITSHQMHQEWLEVSSTTVETIKSTQARGGRIIAVGTTVVRALETAANSPEGLQAFRGKTDLFIYPGYKFKVVEGLITNFHLPRSTLLMLVSALIGRERLLSLYQEAISSGYRFYSFGDAMFITPDAVS; encoded by the coding sequence ATGAACTCTCAAGAATACTTATCTGATTATGATTACCAACTACCACCAGAACTAATCGCTCAGACTCCTGTAGTTCCTAGGGATAGTTCTCGTTTACTGGTTGTAGATTCTCTTCTTACTCATCGTCATCTCTTGTTTAGGGATTTACCAGAATTATTACAACCAGGAGACTTGTTAGTAGTTAATGATACTAAGGTTATCCCGGCTAGATTATATGGCTATAAAAAAACTGGCGCACCAGTGGAGATACTGTTATTAGAGGAGAGAGCTTCTAATCAATGGTTGGCTTTGGTTAAACCTGGTAAACGTTTTCGCGTTGGTACAGAAATTTATTTTTCTAGTTCTGATTCTAGTCAAGATAGTCTTAAAGCTGAAGTAATCGCTACAGATTCAGCAACAGGAGGACGTATTTTACGCTTTTATCCTCCTGTTGGGGTGTCTATCTGGGATATCTTGCCTTTTTTTGGTCAAGTTCCCCTCCCTCCTTATATTACTACCCCCAATCAAGAACCTTCTCAATATCAAACGGTGTACGCTACTAAACCCGGTGCGGTAGCTGCTCCTACCGCGGGACTTCATTTTACCCCTGAATTATTGACTAAGTTAACCCACATGGGTGTACAACGAACAGCAATTACTCTTCATGTAGGGGTAGGAACTTTTCGACCTGTAGAGGTTGAAAGTATCACTAGTCATCAAATGCACCAAGAATGGTTAGAGGTTAGTTCAACTACGGTAGAAACTATCAAATCTACTCAAGCTCGGGGGGGTCGTATTATTGCTGTCGGAACAACTGTAGTACGAGCGTTAGAAACGGCAGCAAATTCACCAGAAGGGTTACAAGCTTTTCGTGGTAAAACTGATTTGTTTATCTATCCTGGTTATAAGTTTAAGGTGGTTGAGGGGTTGATTACTAATTTTCATCTCCCCCGTTCTACTCTGTTAATGTTGGTTAGTGCTTTAATCGGGAGAGAACGTCTGTTGAGTCTTTATCAAGAGGCGATCTCCTCTGGTTATCGTTTTTATTCTTTTGGAGACGCGATGTTTATTACCCCTGATGCAGTTAGTTAA
- a CDS encoding flavin reductase encodes MLDEQAKKIMLRKIPHGLYICGVKDGEELNGFTASWLMQTSFVPPLVINCVRQDSSSHEIIKKTGVFAISFLDSNQKELAAKFFKPRRRVGNKFEDVEFYQGEATGCPIISDSLGYIECQVVDSVFKGDHTIYVGEVIAAGIHREGDQLLLESTGWQYGG; translated from the coding sequence TTGCTAGACGAACAAGCTAAAAAAATAATGTTACGCAAGATTCCCCACGGTCTTTACATTTGTGGTGTTAAAGACGGAGAGGAATTAAACGGTTTTACCGCCAGTTGGTTAATGCAGACTTCTTTTGTACCTCCTTTGGTGATTAACTGTGTACGTCAAGATTCTAGTTCTCACGAGATTATCAAAAAAACAGGTGTTTTCGCCATTAGTTTTTTAGATAGCAATCAAAAAGAATTAGCCGCCAAATTTTTTAAACCCCGACGTAGAGTCGGTAATAAATTTGAAGATGTAGAATTTTACCAAGGTGAAGCCACAGGATGTCCCATTATCAGCGATTCTCTCGGTTATATTGAGTGTCAGGTAGTGGATAGCGTTTTTAAAGGCGATCATACTATCTACGTAGGAGAAGTCATCGCCGCAGGAATACATAGAGAAGGCGATCAACTGCTTCTCGAAAGTACTGGTTGGCAATATGGCGGTTAA
- a CDS encoding CpeR family transcriptional regulator, whose product MLPPIASKKMQAWIRTRHLICSGNFFILETLEYTTVERFEECIKSLGGSLISVEPIKKVWIGSHRQVLLYRAKASLHTPNHDLRQYWLKYGGFYTRFDERG is encoded by the coding sequence ATGCTGCCACCAATTGCTAGCAAGAAAATGCAAGCGTGGATTAGAACTCGCCATTTGATCTGTTCTGGTAACTTTTTTATTTTAGAAACCCTAGAATATACTACTGTAGAACGATTTGAAGAATGTATTAAGTCTTTAGGAGGTTCTTTAATCTCTGTTGAACCCATTAAAAAGGTTTGGATTGGTAGTCATCGACAAGTTTTGCTTTATCGAGCTAAAGCTAGTTTACATACTCCTAACCATGATTTACGCCAATATTGGCTTAAATACGGTGGATTTTACACAAGATTTGACGAACGTGGTTAA
- a CDS encoding J domain-containing protein — translation MSEDNHYQILGITQQASQTEVKSAYRNLVKQYHPDSQNSEADHNKIVSINAAYEVLGDPQRRRNYDRQLRQQRQHIRTEVYVQREKRTQQVQKDYQRQRERERQVEAQFERWLQQVYLPINQWLSSIIEPLQQQIDALAGDPFDDQLMRDFQLYLSSSRKYLIKARLCLHHQPNPPKLAKLAANLYYCLNQVSDGLDELELFTQNYCESNLHTGQELFRIAKQLQAEASSLAENFL, via the coding sequence ATGTCAGAGGATAATCACTATCAAATCCTGGGAATTACTCAACAAGCCTCTCAAACAGAGGTTAAATCAGCCTATCGCAATTTAGTGAAACAATATCATCCCGATAGTCAAAATAGCGAAGCTGACCACAATAAAATTGTCTCTATCAACGCAGCTTATGAAGTACTTGGCGATCCTCAACGACGTCGTAACTACGATCGCCAACTGCGTCAACAACGTCAGCATATTCGCACTGAAGTCTATGTACAAAGGGAAAAAAGAACCCAACAAGTACAAAAAGATTATCAACGTCAGCGAGAGAGAGAACGCCAAGTTGAGGCACAATTTGAACGGTGGTTACAACAGGTTTATCTCCCAATTAATCAATGGTTATCCTCGATTATTGAACCCCTACAGCAACAAATAGACGCTCTCGCAGGAGATCCTTTTGATGATCAACTCATGAGGGATTTCCAGCTTTATTTATCTTCTTCCCGTAAATATCTCATTAAAGCCCGTCTCTGTCTCCACCATCAACCTAACCCCCCTAAATTGGCTAAACTAGCAGCTAATCTCTACTATTGTCTCAATCAGGTTAGCGATGGTTTAGATGAGTTAGAGTTATTTACCCAAAATTATTGTGAAAGTAATTTACATACGGGTCAAGAATTGTTTAGAATAGCTAAACAACTACAAGCAGAAGCTAGTAGTCTCGCTGAAAATTTCCTCTAG